One Alicyclobacillus acidoterrestris DNA window includes the following coding sequences:
- a CDS encoding GNAT family N-acetyltransferase, translating to MALDIRSAEINDIPVLCALMTQLTGHTVSADTMANRLKFVAESPYDALYVCHENGMILGCLAFRIRENIEDASRYGEISALVVDDEARRKGVGRFLVDYAEGLARQLGCIGTWLVSGFGREEEAHHFYKSIGYEVTGYRFVKRHSPCSDHG from the coding sequence ATGGCATTGGATATTCGCAGTGCGGAAATCAATGATATCCCCGTGTTATGTGCTTTAATGACACAACTCACCGGCCATACGGTTTCGGCTGATACAATGGCAAACCGCCTAAAATTTGTTGCTGAAAGCCCTTATGATGCCTTGTATGTCTGTCACGAAAACGGGATGATTCTTGGATGTTTGGCCTTTAGAATTCGTGAAAACATTGAGGATGCAAGCAGATATGGGGAAATCTCTGCATTGGTTGTTGATGACGAGGCGCGCCGTAAAGGAGTAGGGCGCTTTCTTGTTGACTATGCTGAAGGATTAGCAAGGCAACTTGGGTGTATCGGGACTTGGTTGGTGAGTGGATTTGGTCGAGAAGAAGAGGCACATCATTTTTACAAATCAATCGGGTATGAAGTAACGGGTTATCGATTTGTGAAGAGACATTCGCCATGTAGCGACCATGGTTGA
- a CDS encoding GNAT family N-acetyltransferase → MKVSPVIRKYRSADATYLQEIDRLTWHPAVSPAPSPTESLEVYRRHLQTRMILVAKVEDEVVGYIGLAAPTCLLANRHVWLIDIAVHPKMQRQGIATALLHAAEVHARMHHVYKLSLRVLETNQGARALYERVGFVEEGRLRNEFFIEGNFVDDIWMSKWTGT, encoded by the coding sequence GTGAAGGTGTCTCCGGTCATCCGCAAATACCGTTCGGCGGATGCCACGTATTTGCAAGAAATTGACCGGCTCACATGGCATCCGGCGGTTTCTCCTGCGCCGTCACCGACAGAGTCTCTGGAAGTGTATCGCCGTCACCTGCAGACGCGGATGATTCTGGTTGCCAAGGTCGAAGATGAGGTGGTTGGCTATATCGGTTTGGCTGCACCGACGTGCCTCTTAGCCAATCGCCACGTGTGGCTCATCGATATCGCTGTTCACCCGAAGATGCAGCGTCAAGGAATCGCGACGGCATTGTTGCATGCGGCCGAAGTCCACGCCCGAATGCACCACGTATATAAGCTGTCCTTACGTGTCTTAGAGACAAATCAGGGTGCCCGAGCATTGTACGAGCGAGTGGGGTTCGTCGAAGAGGGGCGTCTTCGCAACGAATTTTTCATTGAGGGAAATTTTGTGGATGATATCTGGATGTCAAAATGGACTGGAACGTGA
- a CDS encoding GNAT family N-acetyltransferase translates to MTSSLSGRHQDEQERVAVSNEEVVITAPQTADDTRWLITLWQEEWGGETMVSHGQVYGLADLQALVARCGHELVGAATYRIADTGCELMSINATRQGGGIGTKLLAAVEQAALSAGCHRVWLITSNDNLNALRFYQRRKYRMTAVYPGAIDAARQIKPTIPLVGDDGIEIHDEIELEKRLIEKGASV, encoded by the coding sequence GTGACGTCTTCACTATCTGGTAGACACCAAGACGAGCAAGAACGTGTTGCTGTATCAAATGAGGAAGTGGTTATCACCGCACCGCAAACGGCTGACGACACGCGTTGGTTGATCACGCTTTGGCAGGAAGAGTGGGGCGGAGAGACGATGGTCAGTCACGGACAGGTGTATGGTCTTGCGGATTTACAGGCGCTTGTCGCGCGATGTGGTCATGAACTCGTCGGTGCGGCGACTTATCGGATAGCGGATACGGGCTGCGAGTTGATGAGTATCAACGCGACGAGGCAAGGTGGCGGGATTGGCACAAAATTACTGGCTGCGGTGGAGCAGGCGGCCCTATCTGCTGGTTGTCATCGAGTATGGCTGATTACGAGCAATGACAACCTGAATGCGCTGCGCTTTTATCAGAGGCGAAAATATCGCATGACAGCCGTGTATCCTGGGGCCATTGACGCGGCGCGACAAATCAAACCGACGATTCCCCTCGTTGGCGACGATGGCATTGAGATTCACGATGAAATCGAGTTGGAGAAGCGGCTCATTGAAAAGGGGGCATCTGTGTGA
- the def gene encoding peptide deformylase codes for MSIRPILQGDIQALRQVSDPVTAFDQKLKQVIDDLSDTVTAHRGLGLAAPQIDIPMRVIVVDVGAGVQVFVNPEIVAAKGEVDGYESCLSFPDHTLNIRRPQQITVRAQDADGREFSLEATDLLARVICHEVDHLNGILFMDYLSEEEMVLQALGLLLDDDDETAETEEASDDTDIETQAEEYARQQELQLIADTLAELSWKLTLSLEMLQDYRAQLAGDIDWNRLEGCNDALEQLIETLEENLSHTPR; via the coding sequence ATGTCGATTCGGCCCATACTTCAGGGCGATATCCAAGCGTTGCGTCAAGTGAGCGATCCGGTCACTGCGTTCGACCAAAAGTTAAAACAAGTCATCGACGATTTATCAGACACCGTGACTGCACATCGTGGACTCGGTCTGGCCGCACCACAAATCGACATTCCAATGCGGGTGATTGTCGTCGATGTCGGCGCCGGCGTGCAGGTGTTCGTGAACCCCGAAATCGTGGCGGCAAAAGGCGAAGTAGACGGGTACGAATCTTGTCTGAGCTTTCCGGATCACACCTTGAACATTCGGCGCCCACAGCAAATCACAGTGCGCGCGCAGGACGCAGACGGGCGGGAATTTTCGCTAGAGGCGACGGATTTGTTGGCGCGGGTGATTTGTCACGAGGTCGATCACCTCAACGGCATCCTATTCATGGATTACCTGTCGGAAGAGGAAATGGTATTGCAAGCCCTCGGCCTGTTGCTCGACGATGACGATGAGACAGCCGAAACGGAAGAAGCGTCCGATGACACAGATATCGAGACCCAGGCAGAAGAATACGCGCGCCAGCAAGAGCTGCAATTGATTGCCGACACCTTAGCAGAGCTCTCGTGGAAACTGACGCTATCGCTCGAGATGTTGCAAGATTATCGCGCACAACTAGCGGGCGACATCGATTGGAATCGTCTAGAGGGATGTAACGACGCGTTAGAACAACTGATTGAAACATTGGAGGAGAATTTGTCTCATACACCGCGCTGA
- a CDS encoding GlcG/HbpS family heme-binding protein, producing the protein MNVYFHKPAISQPIVVKMLEAACACAQDLGTSVNVAIVDDGGNLKGFIRMDDAPLLSGEIAQNKAYSASAFGMPTSQWYPMLEKNPALLHGIVHTNRLTIFAGGLPILIEGRVAGGIGVSGGTGEQDELCAKAGLAELETYLRS; encoded by the coding sequence TTGAACGTCTATTTTCATAAACCGGCGATTTCACAACCCATTGTCGTGAAGATGCTCGAAGCAGCTTGCGCCTGCGCACAAGACCTGGGAACGTCTGTGAATGTGGCCATCGTCGACGATGGGGGCAACTTGAAAGGGTTTATCCGCATGGATGATGCGCCGCTTTTGAGTGGCGAGATCGCACAAAATAAGGCGTACTCGGCGAGCGCATTTGGCATGCCGACGTCACAGTGGTATCCAATGCTTGAAAAGAATCCGGCTTTGTTGCACGGCATCGTCCATACGAATCGTTTGACGATTTTCGCAGGTGGGCTGCCCATCTTGATTGAAGGGCGCGTAGCGGGTGGCATTGGCGTGTCGGGCGGCACAGGCGAACAGGACGAACTGTGTGCAAAAGCTGGATTGGCGGAACTGGAGACATACCTCCGCTCGTGA
- a CDS encoding catechol 2,3-dioxygenase, protein MMGIMRIGRAQLRVMDLDTAVDYYTNVIGLDVVGKEEGKVYLKAWDEWDHHSLILQQADSPGLDHFAFKVEKEDDLSEFEKKVEQFGCTLKRISKGARLGEGEAIRFELPTGHQVELYSEIEQLGTKVGVLNPHPWPDGLRGIAPHRLDHVLLTGEDVKTVTRFFTEALGLYQSEQVLSVDGEDMVGSFMYAANGKPHDVAFIKGPDKKLHHAAFYVEHWYDVLKAADILSKHDVTVEITPTRHAMTRGQTVYFFDPSGNRNEAFASGYITYPDFPTITWTEDKIMHGIFYHRRMLIEESYMKALT, encoded by the coding sequence ATGATGGGAATTATGCGGATTGGCAGGGCACAGCTGCGCGTGATGGATCTCGATACCGCAGTCGACTATTACACCAATGTCATCGGCCTGGACGTCGTCGGCAAAGAAGAGGGCAAGGTTTACTTGAAGGCGTGGGACGAGTGGGATCACCATAGTCTGATTCTTCAGCAAGCGGACTCGCCTGGATTAGATCATTTCGCGTTTAAGGTGGAAAAGGAAGATGACCTGAGCGAGTTTGAGAAAAAGGTTGAGCAGTTTGGCTGTACACTCAAACGCATCTCGAAGGGCGCGCGGCTGGGTGAGGGCGAGGCGATTCGGTTCGAATTGCCGACGGGACACCAAGTGGAGCTGTACAGCGAGATTGAACAGCTTGGTACGAAAGTCGGCGTTTTAAATCCACACCCGTGGCCAGATGGGTTACGCGGGATTGCACCGCATCGGTTAGACCACGTCTTGTTAACTGGCGAGGACGTGAAAACGGTTACGCGTTTTTTCACGGAGGCGCTGGGGTTATACCAGAGTGAGCAGGTGCTTTCGGTCGACGGCGAGGATATGGTGGGCAGCTTCATGTACGCTGCCAACGGCAAACCGCACGATGTGGCGTTTATCAAAGGCCCAGACAAAAAATTGCATCACGCCGCGTTTTATGTGGAGCACTGGTACGACGTGTTGAAGGCGGCCGATATTCTGTCAAAACACGATGTGACGGTGGAGATAACGCCTACGCGCCACGCAATGACCAGGGGACAGACGGTTTACTTCTTCGATCCGTCCGGAAATCGCAACGAAGCATTTGCAAGCGGTTACATTACGTACCCGGACTTTCCGACCATCACCTGGACGGAAGATAAAATCATGCACGGGATTTTCTATCACCGCCGCATGCTGATTGAAGAGTCTTACATGAAGGCGCTTACCTGA
- a CDS encoding class I SAM-dependent methyltransferase → MTQNWGNPDTAKQWDEQGGTWNPLRSEQLDILVSILADGYQPGNWILDLGYGSGKVEKLIFDKVAQASVVGVDNSQAMMQLAAKRLADYPNTFESVQHDLGDIQTLKLPKHPYQFAIAIQSLHHLSKAQMQSVYQYTFNVLEPGGIFLLLDRLQVETQGLYKVFQTVWQRQDKLHGSEVAAHEGDSFAAHREIVLNRGDYPVLVDEHLAWLRQVGFETACIHLHGNRGLFAAVKP, encoded by the coding sequence ATGACGCAAAATTGGGGAAATCCAGATACGGCCAAGCAGTGGGACGAGCAAGGGGGAACCTGGAACCCGCTGCGTTCGGAACAGCTCGATATTTTGGTGTCGATTCTCGCAGACGGCTATCAACCTGGAAATTGGATTTTGGACCTTGGATATGGTTCGGGTAAGGTTGAAAAGCTGATTTTTGATAAAGTTGCACAGGCGTCGGTCGTCGGCGTGGACAACTCGCAAGCGATGATGCAATTAGCTGCGAAGCGGTTAGCCGATTATCCGAATACATTCGAATCGGTTCAACACGACTTGGGAGACATTCAGACCTTGAAACTCCCCAAGCACCCATATCAATTTGCGATTGCAATTCAGTCGTTGCACCATCTCTCGAAAGCGCAGATGCAGTCGGTGTATCAATACACATTCAACGTACTTGAACCCGGCGGCATCTTTTTGTTGCTCGACCGTTTGCAGGTGGAAACCCAAGGGTTGTACAAGGTGTTCCAGACGGTGTGGCAGCGTCAGGATAAATTGCACGGTTCGGAGGTAGCGGCCCACGAAGGCGACAGTTTTGCGGCGCATCGCGAGATCGTGTTGAATCGAGGAGATTATCCGGTCCTGGTTGACGAACATCTCGCTTGGTTGCGTCAGGTTGGTTTTGAAACGGCCTGCATTCATCTGCATGGGAACCGAGGGCTTTTTGCTGCAGTTAAGCCATAA
- a CDS encoding GNAT family N-acetyltransferase — translation MFCLRVDDEIQLKLLEIRDAEKMYALTDHSRTYLREWLPWVDATTSVADTLAFIESTLRQFASNQGFQAGVLYHGELVGAIGCHGVNWANRSASIGYWLSHDKQGKGIMTRACRAVTDTLFKEYGLHRVEIRAAVENRKSRAIPERIGFVQEGICRDVEWVDNRYVDHVVYVMLEREWITSESTT, via the coding sequence GTGTTTTGTCTGCGCGTCGACGATGAAATTCAACTGAAACTACTGGAAATTCGGGATGCTGAGAAAATGTACGCCCTCACGGACCATTCGCGTACGTATTTGCGGGAGTGGCTGCCGTGGGTCGATGCGACGACGTCAGTTGCGGACACATTGGCTTTTATTGAGTCCACACTGCGGCAATTCGCGTCCAATCAAGGATTTCAGGCAGGTGTTTTATATCACGGCGAACTGGTCGGTGCGATTGGTTGTCACGGGGTGAATTGGGCAAACCGATCTGCATCCATTGGCTATTGGCTGAGTCACGACAAACAGGGAAAAGGGATTATGACGCGCGCGTGTCGAGCGGTCACCGATACATTGTTCAAGGAATACGGGCTTCATCGCGTGGAAATCCGAGCAGCCGTTGAAAATCGTAAGAGTCGAGCGATTCCAGAGCGGATCGGATTCGTACAGGAGGGCATTTGCCGCGATGTAGAATGGGTGGATAATCGCTACGTCGACCACGTGGTCTATGTGATGTTAGAACGCGAGTGGATCACGAGTGAATCCACCACTTGA
- a CDS encoding acyl-CoA dehydrogenase family protein yields MAKTLTKQARVDVATLLARAEEVGKLAEAEAFAGDKNARLSDNIAKAIRDAEFHKLMKPQRFGGIPCDLHTYAEIIRTVARYNIPAAWLTYFYSAHDIWAANLPPEGREEILGGDVLLADVVAPIGRVEKDGDGYRLYGQWNFCSGVLWADWVGLGAMMELPDGDGPEYCVLAVPKSDYTIVDNWDTLGLRGSGSNGVRVDGAYVPLHRILPAGRLLSTGKPAGGDYDEADPIYRMPFMPLFLLGFPVVALGGVDRILALFHERTERRVRVFKGGSKEKESSGSQRLYAEMTMQQKASEGLIRRYIEQLERWQEEGKTVVSDVEREELFALRGQVVKTAANIAVNAMLTLGGTAIFKGDPVELFTRDILAVAAHPNSLYEDSMAAYGRTLFGLKGDPVW; encoded by the coding sequence TTGGCCAAGACACTGACCAAACAGGCGCGAGTGGATGTGGCGACGCTTTTGGCGAGGGCGGAAGAAGTCGGCAAATTGGCGGAAGCAGAGGCGTTTGCGGGGGATAAGAACGCTCGATTGTCCGATAACATCGCCAAAGCTATCCGCGATGCCGAGTTTCACAAGTTGATGAAGCCCCAGCGATTTGGCGGAATTCCTTGTGATTTACACACATATGCCGAGATCATCCGCACAGTCGCCCGGTATAACATCCCGGCCGCCTGGCTGACGTACTTTTACTCTGCGCATGACATCTGGGCCGCGAATCTTCCACCGGAGGGACGGGAGGAAATCCTCGGCGGCGACGTTCTGCTGGCGGACGTCGTGGCGCCAATTGGGCGAGTGGAGAAGGACGGTGATGGCTACCGCCTGTATGGTCAATGGAATTTTTGCAGCGGTGTCTTGTGGGCCGACTGGGTAGGCCTCGGCGCGATGATGGAACTTCCGGATGGAGATGGGCCTGAGTATTGCGTGCTTGCGGTCCCCAAATCCGACTACACTATCGTCGACAACTGGGATACTTTAGGCCTTCGCGGTTCTGGCAGCAATGGTGTCCGCGTCGACGGCGCCTATGTCCCCTTGCATCGAATTCTTCCTGCGGGCCGTTTGCTTTCGACCGGCAAACCTGCGGGTGGCGATTATGACGAAGCGGATCCCATTTATCGAATGCCCTTCATGCCGCTGTTCCTGCTTGGGTTCCCTGTGGTGGCCCTCGGCGGGGTGGATCGGATTCTGGCCCTGTTCCATGAGCGGACCGAGCGGAGGGTGCGCGTGTTTAAGGGCGGATCGAAAGAAAAAGAATCCTCCGGAAGCCAACGGCTGTACGCCGAGATGACGATGCAACAGAAAGCGTCCGAAGGACTTATCCGTCGCTATATTGAGCAGTTGGAACGCTGGCAGGAAGAAGGAAAAACAGTGGTCAGTGACGTCGAGCGCGAGGAACTGTTCGCGTTGCGGGGCCAAGTCGTGAAAACGGCCGCGAACATCGCTGTGAACGCGATGCTGACATTGGGGGGTACCGCTATCTTCAAGGGCGATCCTGTGGAATTGTTCACACGAGACATCCTGGCCGTTGCGGCGCACCCGAACAGCCTCTATGAGGACTCGATGGCTGCATATGGCAGGACGTTGTTTGGTCTAAAGGGAGACCCGGTCTGGTAA
- a CDS encoding class I SAM-dependent methyltransferase: protein MSHVAAKHYDEKLGFVSEYGRQVVELLHPQPGERVLDIGCGTGDLTNQIARLGASVVGIDVSERMVEQARRKYPDLSFRVGDAQDFSTSETFDAVFSNAALHWMQNPTAVIQSVWKALKAGGRFVAEFGGKGNVQRVVDALTIALREQGVDSTERNPWFFPSIGEYATLLEGQGFRVTYAEHFDRPTAMVDGELGIEHWLNGFAEDFLVGFAEADRQNIIHRVMELTKPHLFMDGQWVIDYKRIRVAAVKPS, encoded by the coding sequence ATGAGCCACGTTGCCGCGAAACACTATGATGAAAAATTGGGATTTGTCTCGGAATACGGCAGGCAGGTGGTAGAACTCCTGCATCCACAGCCTGGTGAGCGCGTCCTTGACATCGGTTGTGGAACGGGGGACTTAACCAATCAAATTGCAAGATTAGGTGCATCCGTAGTGGGCATCGATGTGTCAGAGCGGATGGTGGAGCAGGCGCGTAGGAAATACCCGGATCTTTCGTTTCGCGTCGGCGATGCGCAAGATTTTTCGACATCGGAGACGTTCGACGCAGTGTTCTCAAACGCCGCATTGCACTGGATGCAGAACCCGACTGCCGTGATTCAATCCGTATGGAAGGCGCTCAAAGCAGGTGGCCGATTCGTCGCAGAATTCGGTGGCAAGGGAAATGTTCAACGTGTGGTTGATGCACTCACTATCGCGTTACGTGAGCAGGGTGTTGATTCGACTGAGCGCAATCCTTGGTTTTTTCCGAGTATTGGAGAATATGCAACGTTACTCGAGGGGCAGGGTTTTCGGGTGACCTACGCGGAGCACTTTGATAGGCCGACCGCCATGGTTGACGGAGAACTGGGTATCGAGCACTGGCTGAACGGATTTGCGGAGGACTTTCTCGTTGGGTTTGCAGAGGCGGATCGACAAAACATCATCCATCGCGTCATGGAACTGACAAAGCCTCATTTGTTCATGGATGGGCAATGGGTGATTGACTATAAACGCATCCGCGTTGCGGCGGTGAAGCCGTCGTGA
- a CDS encoding 2Fe-2S iron-sulfur cluster-binding protein — translation MFTVQIVDGQWKDAVFACDGQESLLDAARKQGIKISFGCRGGGCGMCKVKVQAGRFERGVSSKAVLPDEERVLNYTLACKTYPRSNLCVSMEAGDT, via the coding sequence GTGTTTACGGTTCAAATTGTCGACGGACAGTGGAAAGACGCCGTCTTTGCGTGCGACGGCCAAGAGAGCTTGTTGGACGCCGCACGCAAACAGGGTATCAAAATTTCGTTTGGTTGCCGTGGTGGTGGATGTGGCATGTGCAAAGTGAAGGTACAGGCTGGGCGCTTTGAACGAGGGGTGAGCTCGAAAGCGGTGCTCCCTGACGAGGAACGCGTGTTGAATTACACGCTGGCGTGCAAAACGTATCCTAGGAGCAACCTTTGTGTGTCGATGGAGGCGGGGGACACTTGA
- the pcp gene encoding pyroglutamyl-peptidase I, which produces MKTRVLVTGFDPFGGEQVNPALEAIKRLTGRVIEDEVGAIHVIPVEIPTVFGTSIASLRQAIDANRPDIVICVGQAGGRHHITPERVAINVNDARIPDNEGNQPIDEPIVADGPAAYWTGLPIKAIVRALQDAGIPASVSNTAGTYVCNHLFYGLMHLLNTEYPGIRGGFIHIPFLPEQVVDKEAPSMSLDAIVRAVEIAVQVSARQQTDIHVSAGKEF; this is translated from the coding sequence ATGAAGACGCGAGTTCTGGTCACAGGATTTGATCCGTTTGGTGGCGAGCAAGTCAATCCGGCGCTGGAGGCTATCAAGCGCTTAACAGGGCGTGTGATAGAGGACGAAGTGGGGGCTATCCACGTCATTCCGGTAGAAATTCCTACGGTGTTCGGCACCTCGATTGCCTCGTTGCGACAAGCGATTGATGCGAACCGACCAGATATTGTGATTTGTGTCGGCCAAGCGGGTGGGCGGCATCATATTACGCCGGAACGGGTTGCCATTAACGTGAACGACGCGCGGATTCCAGACAACGAGGGGAATCAGCCGATTGACGAACCCATTGTCGCTGACGGCCCTGCAGCTTATTGGACGGGGCTGCCGATTAAAGCGATTGTTCGCGCACTACAGGACGCGGGGATTCCTGCATCTGTCTCGAACACGGCCGGGACCTATGTCTGTAACCATTTATTTTATGGGCTGATGCACTTGCTAAACACAGAGTACCCAGGCATTCGGGGCGGCTTCATCCACATCCCGTTTTTGCCGGAGCAGGTGGTAGACAAAGAGGCGCCCAGCATGTCCTTAGACGCGATTGTGCGCGCGGTTGAGATTGCTGTTCAGGTCTCTGCTCGCCAGCAAACGGACATTCACGTATCTGCAGGAAAAGAGTTTTAA
- a CDS encoding bile acid:sodium symporter family protein, translating to MRALESVSRFVGGTFAYWVLLFAIISFIAPSGFEWLGKYTVELLGVVMFGMGLTLSPKDFQEVFRRPKDVAIGVASHFVVMPLLAFLICLALRLPPDISVGVILVGSCPSGTSSNVMTFLARGDVSLAVSIASVSTLLAPIVTPALILLFASKWVAVNPLSLFWQIVEVIILPILVGLIVKTFFRGTATASKKVLPLVSAIAIIAIVAGVVSGSHQQIAATGLLIFAAVVLHNVCGFTLGYILAKLLRMDLPKRAAVSLEVGMQNSALGVAIAKAHFTPIAAVPSAIFSVWHNISGAILASIYSRMQQRNAEAANPAEVESPIEA from the coding sequence ATCAGAGCTCTTGAAAGCGTTAGCCGATTTGTTGGAGGAACGTTCGCTTATTGGGTTTTGTTGTTTGCGATTATTTCGTTTATTGCGCCAAGTGGATTTGAATGGCTCGGAAAATACACCGTGGAATTATTGGGCGTCGTCATGTTTGGCATGGGATTGACGCTGTCACCGAAGGACTTTCAAGAGGTGTTTCGCCGTCCCAAGGATGTGGCGATAGGGGTGGCTAGCCACTTTGTGGTGATGCCGCTATTGGCGTTTTTAATCTGTTTGGCCCTGCGGTTGCCACCGGATATCTCAGTTGGTGTGATTTTGGTGGGGAGCTGCCCAAGTGGTACATCCTCAAATGTCATGACGTTCTTGGCCAGAGGGGACGTATCCCTCGCGGTCTCCATTGCTTCGGTCTCGACTTTGTTGGCGCCAATTGTGACCCCTGCACTCATTCTTTTGTTTGCAAGTAAATGGGTAGCGGTCAACCCGCTGTCGCTATTCTGGCAAATTGTCGAGGTCATCATTCTTCCGATTCTTGTGGGGTTAATCGTAAAAACCTTTTTCCGTGGCACCGCTACGGCCAGTAAGAAAGTATTGCCTTTGGTATCCGCCATCGCCATCATCGCGATTGTGGCGGGGGTTGTCAGTGGCAGTCACCAACAAATCGCCGCGACCGGGTTGCTCATCTTTGCCGCAGTTGTGCTACATAACGTGTGCGGCTTCACCCTGGGCTACATTTTAGCGAAGTTGCTCCGGATGGATCTGCCCAAGCGAGCCGCTGTATCGCTGGAAGTCGGCATGCAGAATTCGGCACTTGGCGTCGCGATTGCGAAGGCACATTTCACGCCGATTGCCGCTGTGCCCAGTGCCATCTTCAGTGTGTGGCACAACATTTCGGGTGCAATTTTGGCCAGCATTTATAGCCGCATGCAACAGCGAAATGCAGAGGCCGCCAACCCTGCCGAAGTGGAAAGCCCCATAGAGGCTTGA
- the map gene encoding type I methionyl aminopeptidase, with the protein MPMKGADSVIYTRTEQELSNMRQCGEINAQVHEVLRHAIQPGITTRELDAIAGAEIRQAGAKSSIRDALGFPGDICISINEEVGHGIPGDYAIQPGDLVKIDISIEYAGYHTDCAYTHIIEPVPAQAAQLVAATRQALAAGIQCARPGGHCSDISYAIGQMIQDSGYAVIRHANGHGIGTSLHEDPIIANFGPPGRGPRLREGMVIAVEPVVSMGTRYTLCRSDGWTDVTADGSLCAHFEHTIVITDGQPEILTKLPNSTSDRPALPVQYRDMREDDKSRLLQLAAAEMDDILITAWGRRVRPDEIFDPSATTKVLETEDGLAGFFTYSERQDVMFLHTVVIASDIQGQGLGKQVMRYLEEAARARGLAGVELCVQTNNRRAIRFYERLGFQPVEMPYANTKLMHKAVTSAGDTRWS; encoded by the coding sequence ATGCCTATGAAAGGGGCGGATTCTGTGATTTACACCAGAACCGAACAGGAATTGTCCAACATGCGGCAATGCGGTGAAATCAATGCGCAGGTCCACGAAGTGCTGCGTCATGCCATACAACCCGGCATCACGACGCGCGAACTGGACGCGATTGCCGGGGCAGAAATTCGACAGGCGGGGGCGAAATCGTCCATTCGGGATGCACTTGGTTTTCCGGGGGACATTTGTATTTCCATCAACGAGGAAGTCGGGCATGGCATTCCTGGCGACTACGCGATTCAACCAGGGGATCTTGTCAAAATTGACATCAGCATCGAGTACGCGGGATATCACACCGATTGCGCGTACACACATATCATCGAACCCGTGCCGGCGCAGGCAGCTCAATTGGTCGCAGCGACTCGGCAAGCCTTAGCGGCGGGTATCCAATGCGCGAGGCCGGGTGGCCATTGCTCGGATATCTCTTATGCCATCGGCCAGATGATTCAGGATAGTGGGTATGCCGTGATTCGTCACGCCAACGGACATGGGATTGGTACGTCGTTGCATGAAGATCCCATCATCGCCAACTTTGGCCCACCGGGTCGCGGCCCGCGTCTGCGCGAGGGAATGGTCATCGCCGTTGAGCCAGTCGTGAGCATGGGGACTCGCTATACGCTCTGCAGGTCGGATGGTTGGACCGATGTCACCGCAGATGGTTCGCTCTGCGCACACTTCGAGCACACCATCGTCATCACAGACGGGCAGCCGGAGATTTTGACGAAGCTACCGAACAGCACGAGTGACCGCCCCGCTTTGCCTGTCCAATACCGCGACATGAGGGAGGACGACAAGTCGCGCTTGCTGCAACTGGCGGCTGCAGAAATGGACGATATCCTGATAACCGCATGGGGACGCCGTGTTCGCCCGGACGAGATTTTCGATCCGTCAGCCACCACAAAAGTCTTGGAAACGGAGGACGGCTTAGCTGGATTTTTTACCTACTCAGAGCGCCAAGATGTGATGTTTTTGCATACGGTGGTCATCGCTTCTGACATTCAAGGACAGGGACTCGGCAAACAAGTGATGCGGTATTTGGAGGAAGCCGCCAGGGCACGTGGTCTAGCTGGCGTGGAATTGTGCGTGCAGACGAACAATCGGCGAGCCATTCGATTTTATGAGCGACTCGGGTTCCAACCGGTGGAGATGCCCTATGCGAACACGAAGTTGATGCATAAGGCAGTGACATCGGCCGGGGATACACGCTGGTCTTGA